Below is a genomic region from Phacochoerus africanus isolate WHEZ1 chromosome X, ROS_Pafr_v1, whole genome shotgun sequence.
acagcaatcctgagaaagaaaaacagggctggaggaatcaggcatCCTATAGTGCTGGgggaaactgaacagctacatataaaagaatgaaattagaatattctctaacaccatacacaaaaataaactcaaaatggatgaaagacctaaatgcaaatccagatactataaaactcttagaagaaaacataggcagaacactctgacataaatcacagcaatatctttctggatccaccttctagagtaataaaaataaaaacaaaaataaacaaatgtgacctaattaaacttaaaagcttttgcatagcaaaggaaaccataaatgaaatgaaaagacaactcaaagaatgggagaaaatagttgcaaacaaagCGGCCaatgagggattaatctccaaaatatacaaacagctcatgcagcttaatatcaaaaagcaaacaaccctatcaaaaaatgggtagaagatctaaataaacatttctccaaagaagacagatggacataaaagcatatgaaaagatgctcggtatcactaattattagagaaacacaaatcaaaattataagataacacctcacactaatcaggatggccatcatcaaaaagtctacaaacaataaatgatgcAGAGGgtatggataaaagggaaccctcctgcactcttggtgggaatgtaagctggtgcaaccactatggaagacagtatggaggatccttaaaaaaaactaaaaatagaactactgcatgatcctacaatcccactctggcatatatctggataaaatcataattcaaaaagatacatgtcccccaatgttcattgtagcactatttacaataactaagacatagaagcaacctaaatgtccatccatagaggaatggatcaagatgtggtacatatatagaaaggaatactaatcagccataaaaagaatgaaataatgccatttgcagcaacatggatggaactagagattatcatactatgcaAAGTaatgcagagagagaaagacaaatatcatatgataccacttgtgtatgtggaatctaaaaaatgatacaaatgaacctattttcaaaacataaagactcatagacacagaaaacaagcttatggttaccaaagaggaaaggtggaggaggagagggataaattaggtatTTGGGATTAATCTATAgctaaaaatatagataaaatagataattgacaagaacctactgtatagcacagggaactcgactcaaaattctgtaataacctatatgggaaaagaatctcgtaaagaatggatatatgcatacgtataattgaatcactttagtGTATACCTAGAACTAATACATTATAAAGTTTacttcaatgggaaaaaaaaaaaaaggaaaaaggagttcccatcatggctcagtggttaacgaacccaactaggaaccatgaggttgtaaatttgatccctggcctcgctcagtgggttaaggatccagcgttgctgtgagctgtgttgtaggttgaagacttggctcagatcccacgttgctgcggatGTGACAtcgggtggcagctgtagctctgatttgacccccatcctgggaacctccatatgccacgggtgtggccctaaaagacaaaaagacagaagaaaaagaaaacttaaaaatttcaagTACTACACATAAAGCTCTACAGTATATCCTGTGAGAAGCAGCCCAGTGGTACTCAGATACTATAGCCCTAACTAgatttatgaggaaaaaaaaatttaaaacatcaaaacaaTATAAGATCTATAGAAACAACAGCACATTACACTCAAATAATTACAAAgtaggaaataatgaaaataattgcaGAAACTATGAATTAGAAGACAGTAGAACCAACTAAGAAAAgccacttctttaaaaaaatctctaaaaaaatTTCTGTCGGTATTATAAATTACAAAAGAAGCAGAAATAACTGatattaattcaataaaattctACAGAATATACTTACAGAAGTGATTTAAAGGCTATAAGAGAacactataaattatttttcccttttatcaggATAACAAATGATGGATAAGGAAAAAGTTCTACCTAGAGAATGTTTCAGCTAATaaacacagaggaatattataaTTACCATTCTGCAGCCCCAGTGGATTAATGGCTGAGGCTATGATCCTCAATGCTTGACGACATCACCACAAACTAGATAGCAGACATCGTGTATCTCCTAATGGAAGTGTACAGTGTCACCTGTGGAGTAGTGTtaccaataaacaaacaaacataaatacaCCCTCATATTCAAGCCTCTTCCTGTTCCTATTGAAGGCTGTTGATGTTGATTGCCAGGTATACTCTGCTCATTATTCTCTATATTGTTGTATGTTTTAGAATTTCAATGGATAACATGATTTTATTGTAAATAGCATGTCTTTAAATTTAAACATCCAACtaaaatggaagattttttttagcaaaatataaatgactaaataggtccataaagaaatagaaaaattggagttcccgttgtggcgcagtggttaacgaatccgactaggaaccatgaggttgcgggttcggtccctgcccttgctcagtgggttaatgatccggcgttgccgtgagctgtggtgtaggttgcagactcggctcggatcccgcgttgctgtggctctggcgtaggctgggggctacagctctgattcaacccctagcctgggaacctccatatgccgcgggaacggcccaagaaatagcaacaacaacaacaaaagacaaaagacaaaaaaaaaaaaaaagaaagaaagaaatagaaaaattactctaattataaaatctaaaattgtAGTTAAAACccaatgcagggagttcccattgtggagcagtagaaatgagcccgactagtaaccatgaggttgcgggttcgatccctgaccttgttcagtgggttaaggatccggcattgccgtgagctgcggtgtaggtggcagatgtggcttggatcctgcgttgctgtggctgtggtgcaggtgggcagctgtagcttggatttgacccctagcttgggaacctccatatgctgtgtgtggccctaaaaagcaaaaaaatttctttaattaaaaaataaaaaatttggagCAGCCAAATTTTGAAGTTCTTTATACCACACAaaggagaaatgaataaaaatttgatGTAAACTCTTCCAAAACACACAAAGGGTGAGAAAACATTCATCCACGCTACCTCTCCTTGACACAAAGACCAGGTAAGGATACCTTGAAAAAAGAACACTTGAGTCAAGCTCACTCATATAGAGATACATATTTGAAATAACTTCATAGCACATGCGAAGtggtgaattatttaaaaaaaaaaaagggctgtgtcaaagaatacaaagaagatattacattagaaaaaatgaatcagaaatcACTATACTAAcagataagggaaaaaaagtgatCAGGGGCAGGGGTAAAGAAACGCTTTGATAAAAATTTGACATAAATTGATGGTAATAACTTTCAGCCAACTTGTAAGAATGGAATTTCCACATGATTAAGTCATCAGCAAATATACGTAAATGTGAAATATTAGACGCATTCCCAATAAAGTCTGGAAAAACACAGAGGTATGGTACCACAAACCTGGATGTGAATGTATAGCAGGACACAGCCATGcacaagaataataaaataaataagacatggataataaaaagaaacaataatagtACCAACAtgattcataattaaaaaaatgtctaaagTAATAGGCAAATACTATAATCGAATATATAAGGAATATCAAAAAGCTAGTGTATAATAAATCACTACAGCATTGTCAGAAGCCTGGTCATGCAAAATCAGTAACAAATTAGAACACATTAAAGGACAATCCCATTCACAACAAAAACAATATCTAAAATGTATCTAAAATTTACTGATAGAGGGAAAAAGTTCAAGATACAACAGTATAATGTTTATTCAGAAGAACAGAGCCTATCGTAAAAATGTCAATTCTCCTTAAATTATTTACAGTTTTATCACCATACCTATAGCTTCCAAGATGACAACCAAACTTGGGCTTCTGTCTCCTGTGCTCCAAATCAACCGTGGAaaaatcaagaaaggaaaaatcaaaatgatgTCAACAAGAACagtaaaaaaaaactaatgagaaACCCCCCTGATGGTACTAAGTCTGTAATGAACGAGTGCTTATATAAGGGCAGTTGAAATGGGTCTAGGGAAGACAGGATCAGGTGGAACAACGGTTTTAAAGTTTGGCCCTTGTTTCTTCCAGTGTCCCCTAGGTCAATAAATTTCTGCTGCTTCACTGAAGGAACCTGAGGCAGCAACTCAGAGTAGACATAACAGAACTATTGGGTTATGCCAGGACTGTGGGGTAATATCAGGATAGCACAAAAGTTTGGTTGGTTGAAGAAATGTAAGTCCAGAGATTATCCAAATAACCACCTGAAATTTCTTTTGTTGGTGAGGactgggtttttttaaatggtcatcaTAATAGACATTAAGGcatgaaagaaaatacaatattGAGAACACCTGAGATCTAATCTTTTGGCAAATTTCAAGTACATAACATATGATTGTTAACTgtggtcaccatactgtacagtaggtcTCCAGAACTCATTCATCATATAACTGAAAGTTGTACCCTTTGTTCAATATCTGCCCTATTCTCTAACCACCTCAGCCACTGATAATGACAATTCTAGTCTCTGTTACTAGCAGTTCAacggtttttaaaaaatatacaccaCAAACAAGTGAAACCATGTGATATTTGTTTTCTGCGTCTGGCTTAATTCACTCAGGATAATGTCCTCCTaggtttatcaatgttgttgaaAAGAAGGGATTTTTCATCATATAGACAAAAATGTTAACTATGGAAGTTGATACGTTAAATGGTTTGATGGTGGCAATTATTCAACAATATATGCATATGTCAGACTATCATactgtataaacatatataaaattatttttgtttatcaaaattatttttgtttatcaaacaaaattattttgtttatcaaaatataaattaaaatgttgaaaCAGGAGAACAAGGATCATAGTAATTGCAAACAAGGATAAAAATTCCTTCCAGGCACTTTAATTAATGAAATGGATATCATTTAAGAGAGACCCATGGAGAGCTGTCAGGTGAAGGAGTACATCAATTTCTCCATGAGTTCTTGAGGACcatggcagagggaggggctgaagttagaaatggaagaaataccAAGACTACTAGAATGTAACACAATTGCTCTGAGAAAACTGAAACCCACAGGATTCTCATCTCCTGCAGCCACCTCCGGGAGGCTCCAAGCAGAAGCGCCCAAATGAGGTGGAGCTGCACTTCACACCGGCGGCTCAGGGAAGTGATGTCTCTGATGTGCGGCCTTGGTCTCAGGTCAGCAGACGAGAGGGAGCCCAGCACCTACAGGGAGTCAAGGGAAAACCCTAAGACAGGATTGAGAAGAGCACCCACCACAGAGGAGGGGGGCCCCAAAGAGCCCTCACTGTCAGTCTTGGGGGGCCCAGAAATGGCTGTTCGGCTGAgcatccccccgccccctgcttgCCAAATACCTCCTACTGGGGGTTCTGAGGGAAAGAGACCCATGGCGCTGAGCCCAGGTGACTCAGCTCATCAGGGTGGGCCCAGGCCCTGAGAAGAGGCCATGGCAGGTCCCCATGCCAGCCCTCCCCAGGAACCCCACCCACCCAGGTCCCGCCCCTGCTGTCCTCCTGGAGCCCAGAGGCACGTGACTGGAAGTGACGTCCCCCTAAGCACGCAGGGGGCGCGCCATTTTTGAGGACTGCCGTTGAGGCTGAGCAGAGGGAGGAGTCTCGCGTCTCGTCAGGTGTCAAGGTGTGAGGGGACCTGAGTTCGAAGCGCGGGGCCCCGCCCTGACACCCGCAAGGCCCTTTCCCCGAAAAGGGGTAGCCACACGGCCCCTGcccgccccacccctgccctcggCCCAGGAGGCCCCAACGGGGCTGCTAGGCCCAAAGTCCTTCTCTTCCCCGCGGGGTCTCAGGAAGCAGGGCCTTGCTCTGAGGCTGGCGGACCTGGGCTCAGCTGAGTAGAGGCAGAGCCCCAGGCCCTGCGGGGTGCAGGACGGCACCCCCGTGGGGACCGAGGGCCTCCACAGCCCAGACCCGGGGCCATGCAGACCCCGCCCCGACATTGGCCAGGGGGGTCTGGGCAGGTCTGAAGACTCAGGGGCTCCCTCACTTCGCAGGCGGGTGACTCggggaggagggggcctgggCCTAAGAGGCTGGCAGCAGGGCAGCAGAGGAGGGCTTGCAGGTCAAGGGAAGAGTGGGGTGAGGACCCGCAGGCCTGCGGACCATCCTCCCCGTAGCAGGCGCACCTCAGACCCGCGCCCCCATTGGCAGCCCCTTCGTCCCTGTCAAACACAGAGAAGAAGTGAGGGCCACTGTCCGGAGAGGGGCGGTGCAGGCCCGCAGAGGGAGCGGTCTCATGCGCTCCCGAGAGTCAACCTAAGAGCCTGAGTGAGGACCAGTGGGGCCTCTGCCGCAAACTTGACCTTGGTGTCAGACTGGCCGATGGGGCTCCGCGGTCACCCTCGCTTCCTCCTCGCGAGTGGCAAGTGGGGGCTGGTGTCGGTGTGAGCAGCGAGGCCTCAGCTCAAGGCAGTCCAGGGAGGACCAGAGGGACGAGTAAGGCAGTCACCCACCCGAAAAAGAAGGGACGAGGGAGAACATGGCCCGTCTCTCCCGTCAGCCCTTTAAGCTCCCAAGAGAGGACTCTCAGGCTGAGAGGAGGTCCCAGCATTTCCTCTATCGCGTCTAAGGGAGGTTAGAACTTTGTTCTGAAGGTGCAGCCACCAGAGGGCAGAAGGGAGGGCCCCGCGACCCCTCGGTGGTGGGCTGAAGGGCTCCCTCCTTTGCTCCTCCTGGGTAACTTGGAAGGTGGCACTGTCAACTTCAGagcagcagaggggaggggggggtggtgGAGTCTTGCCACCAGGCGAATGTGAACTGAGAGGACCTCCCTCCCCTGGCAGCCCCCACTGTCACCCCAGTGACACTCGGGTAGGCTTGGCAGCCTGAAGCCCAAGGCTCACTTTAACTTCCTCCACAGGGGTGTCAGGGCACAGGCTGGGCCGGAGGACAGGAGCCCTGTGGGGCCCTCAAGGACCCTGCAGAGGCGGCCTTGGCTCAAGCCAGGGAGGAACGTCCCCGCTGAAGGTGCTCACAGCATCTCTTGTCCCTCCTCCAGGTGCCTTCATCACCTGTCCTCCTGTCCACGCTCCCGCCTGCTGTCCCTGACCTGTGTCATCATGCCTCGGAGGCAGAAGAGTAAGTGCCATGCCCGGGTGAAACGCCGCCAGACCCGGGGCGAGACCCAGAGTCTCAAGGGTGCCGAGGCCGCTCCTGCCGCTGCAGCAGCAGAAGAGgagtccccctcctccccctcttctgtCTCTCAGGGTGCTCCCCCGAGCTCCCCTGCTGCTGGCACTCGCCAGCGGCCTCAGGCAGGCCGAGCCCCTAGCTCTCCTGAAGCGGGGGTTTCACGCCCAGGAGCTGAAGCAGGTGCCCAGAGCCAAGATGAGAATGGTGCCAGCGCCTCCCAGGCAGCCCCCTCCACTCAGAGCACTCGCAAAGATCCCCTGACCAGGAAGGCCAGCATGCTGGTGCAGTTCCTGCTGGAGAAGTACAAGATGAAGGAGCCCATCATGCAGACAGCCCTGCTGAAGATCATCAACAAGAAGTACAAGGAGCACTTCCCTGAGATCCTCCGCAGAGCCTCTGAGCGCATGGAGCTGATCTTTGGCCTTGAGCTGAAGGAAGTCAACCGCAGCAGTCACACCTACACCCTCGTCAGCAAGCTGAGCCTCCCCAGCGACGGGGGCCACGGGGGCCAGAGTGATGAGAGGGGGCTGCCCAGGTCTGGTCTGCTGATGACGCTCCTGGGCGTGATCTTCATGAAGGGCAACCGTGCCACCGAGGAGGAGGTCTGGGAATTCCTCAACACGTTGGGGGTCTATGCTGGGAGGAGGCACCTGATCTTTGGGGAGCCCAGGAGGCTCATCACCAAAGATCTGGTGCAGCAGAAGTACCTCAAGTACCGCCAGGTGCCCCACAGTGATCCTCCTCACCATGAGTTCCTGTGGGGCCCGAGAGCCCACGCTGAAACCACCAAGATGAAAGTGCTGGAGGTTCTGGCCAAGATCAATGATACCGTCCCCAGTGCCTTCCCAAACCTGTATGAGGAGGCTCTGAAAGATGAGGAGGAGAGAGCAGGAGTGAGAGCcgaggccagggctacagctcttGCTGAGGCCAGGGCACCTTCCAGGGCCAAGTCCCGCAGCTCCACCCACATCTAGGGAGGCTGGGGGCAGTTTGCTCACCTTGTGTTTGAGGAGAGCAGTCAGCCTTCTAAGTAGTACAGAGTAGTCCTGGCCcagggaataaaaacaaaaatttttttttccctgttgtacATGAGTatcttttaaggtttttttttcttttcaaatgtgttCCTTTTACTGAGGtgtgtttttcttcataattcaaGTTGTTTAATGTCATGGATATCATCTTTATTACTTTTCAGTTTTAACATTATAAGTTTGTTATTTATAAAGCAATGATATTCCCTCAATATATTCCTTTTGCTATAGCACAGCATAACAAGTTAACATGTATTGGATAAAGTTTTTTCATGAAATGTGAAAGCATCCCACGGGATAATATTTGGGATCACCAAACAGTGAAACAGTAGTAAATGCTGATTAGTTCTTAGTTTGCCTTCTCTGGGctcttttcttataaaattaataataaatatttatgttttcttagcTTATTTAAACTGtatgaaaaattaaacataataaattagACGTCttgttcattccttcttttttctctcagattAATTGCCCATCTTCTCTTTAGTAGGCTCTCAATAATACCGaggtttttaagaaaatgaagaccaACCCACTTCGCATAGAATTTTTAGAGTCTACCAGTAGTTATCATGAAAGAAAACATTGAGATACActctaagaaataaatgaatgacaagTTACATAGGTGGGGAGGGTGGAAGAGGAACTTGCAAATGAGAGCACCCTAGTGTAAGTTACCTGCTGAAGGCATTGTTGGGTCTTGGGAAAGTGCCAATTCCTCCGTGGGAAGTAATTTTCAACCAGGATGTATGGTTGGCTAGATGAAGCTATCGGAGTGATAAAAAGGGCCAGATCCTCAGATGGGTGGTTCTCAGAGTTGAGAGAGTAACCCTGAAGTGGAAAGCAAATCTTCACAGTTATTTTGGGATATGGAAATACGATAGCAAATCTCCACCTAGTGAATGGAAGGGGTCCTGCGCATTTGCCCTGTGCATTTGCCCCAGGGAAAGTGAACATTCAAACTAGATGTTTTAGGCATAAGATGTGCAGAGAGTTTCTGAGAAGAGTGATACTTCTTTGAAGAGAGATGCCAAGAAGCCACTGGACTCTGTTTTCTCTGGGGGAGCCAGAGCTTGCTTTCTTAAAAGGACCTTttaattagttttgttttgttttgttttaattttaaagccacactcatagcatatggaagttcccaggctaggggttgaatcagagctacagctgccagcctacaccacagccacagcaacaccagatctgagccgtgtctgcaacctacaccacagctcacagcaacactggatccttaacgcactgagcaatgccacggattgaacctgcatcctcatggatcccagtcaggtttgttaactgctgagccacgaagggaaatccctggaattttatattttctaatgtaggctttaaataaaaattcGGTGAAGGTTGTTATCATCTAGGGCCAAAATCATCTTAGTAATAACTGCTATTAATTAAAAGTACCAAACTGTGCCTCAAAATATGCCAGGTGGTTTACATACACTGCACATATATGTGCTCCTACACTACAGACTTCATCAgactcattttgcagataagctGGAATATTCTCAAATTCAAGGCTAGTAAGCGATGGGAGTTTGAGTGGACCCCGGCTCTGAATTCCTCTATAACCCACACTGTGCCACTCCTCCCAGTCTTAGGTCAACCTTGTTATCACTTCATTTTCCTACTCACtactataaaatgtatttcaggTGTTAAAAAGCAGGACCTCAAACTCCAAACATGATTTTGGGATATAAGGCCTCAggaataagtaataaaaatacaaaaataaaagtgaggtttgattaaagaaaaaagatagcaTTTGGTGACAATATCATTACCTACAGAGGAAATGTCTGTAAATATTAAAAGATTAAGGGCTCATGAAATAGGAGTTCAGCCTCTTCCCCGTAAAAAAGCAAATCTATTAGAATTGAGGTTGTCTAAGAGGTTATGTCTAGCcagtgaagagaaggaaaagaccaGTGTTTTCTCTGACAGCACAACACCCGTACTGAGGCCCCTCCTTGGCTGTAGTTTTCCCAACTCATATCTCTACTGGGATTCAACCCATTCTCTGCAAGATTTGTCATAGGGAGACTAAGAGTTTTAAAGGGTGTGGCATTTCCCAAGAAGCCTTTCTTAGAAGGGATAGGAACCAAGGTGAAAATGATGATGAATGAGGACTgaagagacaaatatcatgtaataACCAAAGTCACAGAGAGTTGGGCCTGTGTCTGCTTGCAGACTTAGAAGGCCAAGGCAGCGCTGCCAAACTGAGTATCCTCTCACTCACTTTCAGGGGTTTCGTGGACATAAGAGCTTTTGTCTACATGGGTAACCGTAAGTTGTAAGAAAAAGGAAACCGAGGACCCTTCAGGGGTTAAAGTGAGGTACCTAGGTCAGGACTATGGCACACTCTACCCTCAACAGAGTAGGCCCCATGGAGCCTGAATCCCTGGATGGACATAGGTAGGAGTAGCATCATGTGGCATCCTCAGACATTCCCTCTCTGGCATCTCAGGGAGTGAGGGCCTTGGTCTGAGGGAAGAGTACTTAGGTAAGCAAAGAAAGGAGTCCCAAGCCCTGCCAGGAGTCAAGGTGAGAATGCTGAGTGAGGATACATGGAACCCTCACTGCTAGAACTCTGAGAGGACCACACAGAACCCTGCCTTGCTGGCAACCCTGGGATACCTGGCCATTATTGACATGATTTGACATACTCACTTCCTCCTAAGGTGTCACAAAGGGGCAAGGGACATAGCCTAAGGGGTGTGGCCTAGGGCCAGCAGTGGGATGATTTCCAGGTTTTTCAAGAGGCCAGGTGAATACCCTGATGACTAAGGTAAGCACACATCCCATAACTATAGAATTCATTCCTTATTTTCAGCCTCAGAAGACCAAAGACAGGGATGGTCAGATGAGGAGATCCTTCCTTTCTCCTAAAGGTCTCAGGGTGGTGCTGGTTCTAGCATAAAGGGCATGCCTAAGGGCAAGGGAGGGAGGATCAAACCAAGAACTGAGAATCACCTACCACTAAATAAAAGTGATAACAAATCTGGCTCTGTTCCTGGTTATAGCCGACCCAGAACAGGGCTACCAAGCTGAAGCCCTACCAATACTTATTTATATCAGGTCTATGGAAGGTGATGTTTTTAGTTTGAAGGTGCAGCCAACATTCAATGAAAGGGGTGGGGATACCAGGCCCTATGTGGAGCTAAAGTAAAGACCTTTAATGAGAAATGAGGACTCCAAAGAGGCCAGGGCAGAAAGCTCCCTATTGAGCAGTCAGCACTGGGGGCACCAGAACAGGAGTGATAAGCTGACGGCCCCCTTCACTTCCTTCTCATAGATCCCAGGGAGGTTTGTGATATCAACCTTAGAACAGCAGAGGGAATGGGTTCTATGACCTGCCACCAGTTGAATGATGGTCTTGAGCGTGAAATAAGAGACTCCTCAATGTAGAAGACTACCAGCCCCTGCTGTTACCCCCCAATATGCCTGAGGCAGAGGTGACAGGATGCAACCTAAAGATCACTAATTTCCTTCAACAGGTTTCCCAAGGGATAGACTGATTAGGAGAACAGGAGCCTTGTGGCTATTTAGATCAGTGCCCTTAGGGATAACTACAAATATAGCCTTCCTTATAACCAAGGTGAAGCCCCACACTCTTTCAACCTTCCTCATTCAGTGGGCCCTTATCACCTGCCCTCCTACTCACACTCCAGACCCTTGTCCCTGACAACAGTCATCATGCCTCGGGGTCAGAAGGGTAAGTTCCGTAGCCATGAGAAACACCAGCAGATCTGAAATGACTACCAGAGTCAGAGGAGAATTCAGGCCAATGCAGTAAGAGAAGAGTTCTTCTCGTCTTCTCCTGTTTTGGAAGATAATCCCCAAAGCTCATCAGCTACTGAGTCAAAGAGTACTTGCCAGGGGTCTTTGAAAGCACCACCTACTACCTTGACTGCAAGTTCTTTTGGCATAGGATCTGTTGAAGATAATAACAGCCAAGATGAGGAACATCCATGTTCCTCTAAACTCTTACCTTCCACTGAGAGCACATGCAGTGATACTTTAACTAGGAAGGTGGGTTTGTTGGAGCAGTTCCTTCTGTACAAACATAAAATGAAGCAGCCCATTATGAAGGAAGACATGCTAAAAATTATTGACCAAAAGTACCATGACTGATTTGCTGAGATTCTCAAGAGAGCCTCTGAATGCATTGAGGCTGTCTTTGCAGTTGACTTCAAGGAAGACAACACAACTATTCACTCATATGACCTTGTCAGCAAACTGAAACTCTCCAACAATGGGAGGGTGAGTGCTGGCAGGGGGCTACCCAAGACTGGTCTCTTGATGACAGTCTTAGGTGTGATCTTCATGAAGGGCACCTATGCCACTGAGGAAGACATCTGGAGATTCCTAAATAAGATGCAAGTATATGCAGGAAAGAAGCACTTCATCTATGGGGAGCCAAGGAAGCTCATCAACAAAGATTTAGTCGAGGCTGAATCAACAGTGATCCTCCACGCTATGAGTTCCTGTGGGGTCCAAAAGCCCACATGGAAACCAGCAAAATGAAGGTCTTGGAATTTTTGGCAAAGGTCAATGACACCGTCCCCAGTGCCTTCTCATCGCAATATGAGGAAGCTCTGCAAGATGAGGAAGAGAGAGCTCAAGCCAGAGCTGCAGTCAGGCCTGGCCATAC
It encodes:
- the LOC125117970 gene encoding melanoma-associated antigen B4-like, translated to MPRRQKSKCHARVKRRQTRGETQSLKGAEAAPAAAAAEEESPSSPSSVSQGAPPSSPAAGTRQRPQAGRAPSSPEAGVSRPGAEAGAQSQDENGASASQAAPSTQSTRKDPLTRKASMLVQFLLEKYKMKEPIMQTALLKIINKKYKEHFPEILRRASERMELIFGLELKEVNRSSHTYTLVSKLSLPSDGGHGGQSDERGLPRSGLLMTLLGVIFMKGNRATEEEVWEFLNTLGVYAGRRHLIFGEPRRLITKDLVQQKYLKYRQVPHSDPPHHEFLWGPRAHAETTKMKVLEVLAKINDTVPSAFPNLYEEALKDEEERAGVRAEARATALAEARAPSRAKSRSSTHI
- the MAGEB5 gene encoding LOW QUALITY PROTEIN: melanoma-associated antigen B5 (The sequence of the model RefSeq protein was modified relative to this genomic sequence to represent the inferred CDS: inserted 1 base in 1 codon; deleted 2 bases in 1 codon; substituted 1 base at 1 genomic stop codon) gives rise to the protein MPRGQKGSVEDNNSQDEEHPCSSKLLPSTESTCSDTLTRKVGLLEQFLLYKHKMKQPIMKEDMLKIIDQKYHDXFAEILKRASECIEAVFAVDFKEDNTTIHSYDLVSKLKLSNNGRVSAGRGLPKTGLLMTVLGVIFMKGTYATEEDIWRFLNKMQVYAGKKHFIYGEPRKLINKDLVEAESXSDPPRYEFLWGPKAHMETSKMKVLEFLAKVNDTVPSAFSSQYEEALQDEEESSSQSCSQAWPYYHFQACSMSPRFSHLY